A DNA window from Impatiens glandulifera chromosome 7, dImpGla2.1, whole genome shotgun sequence contains the following coding sequences:
- the LOC124910380 gene encoding ACT domain-containing protein ACR3 isoform X1 — translation MAGGSWAYFDPEYETLSIRINPPRVSVDNTSYKDYTLVKVDSVNRHGILLEVVQILTDLDLIITKAYISSDGGWFMDVFHVTDQQGNKITDETIGYIEKALGPKGQTGDGLKNWTGKRIGVHSVGNHATVELIGRDRPGLLSEVSAVLTNLHFNVLAAEVWTHNMRIACILHVNNDDTTSRAVDDPVRLSILEEQLKNILGGGEDDENVARTNFSMGFTHIDRRLHQMFTADTADRDTEGSVMRVEADFPHFKPKITVERCEEKGYLVVTVQCRDRAKLMFDIVCTLTDMQFVVFHATISSDGPHASQEYYIRHMNDHARDTEGENERVAKCLEAAIQRRASEGLTLELCAKDRVGLLSEATRILRENGLSVTRAGVTTVGEKAVNVFYVRDASGNAVDVKTIETLRKEIGKTMVLNVKTDPSQNAKAPETSGWSKASFFFGSLLERFRT, via the exons ATGGCCGGAGGATCTTGGGCTTATTTTGACCCAGAATATGAAACTTTGAGCATCAGAATAAACCCTCCAAG GGTATCCGTAGACAACACTAGTTACAAAGATTATACTTTGGTAAAG GTTGATAGTGTGAACAGACATGGGATATTGCTTGAAGTTGTTCAAATCCTAACAGACCTTGATCTTATCATCACCAAGGCTTACATATCTTCTGATGGTGGATGGTTCATGGATG TATTCCATGTCACAGATCAGCAAGGGAATAAGATCACTGATGAAACAATTGGTTATATAGAGAAG GCTTTGGGACCAAAAGGACAAACTGGAGATGGGTTGAAGAATTGGACAGGAAAGAGAATAGGAGTGCATTCTGTGGGTAATCATGCAACCGTTGAGCTGATAGGCAGGGACCGCCCAGGTCTTTTATCAGAAGTCTCTGCAGTTCTTACTAACCTCCACTTCAATGTACTTGCGGCTGAAGTTTGGACGCATAATATGAGAATAGCATGTATTCTTCATGTCAACAATGATGACACAACAAGCCGAGCTGTTGATGACCCTGTGCGGCTGTCTATTTTGGAGGAACAGCTAAAGAACATTCTCGGTGGAGGTGAGGATGACGAGAATGTTGCTCGTACAAATTTCTCCATGGGTTTCACTCACATCGATCGTAGGCTTCACCAGATGTTTACAGCTGATACCGCTGATAGGGATACTGAAGGCAGTGTAATGAGGGTAGAGGCAGATTTTCCTCATTTCAAACCAAAAATAACAGTTGAACGTTGCGAGGAAAAAGGTTACTTGGTTGTCACTGTTCAATGTAGAGACCGAGCAAAGCTAATGTTTGACATTGTTTGCACCTTGACGGATATGCAGTTTGTGGTTTTTCATGCAACCATCTCATCTGATGGGCCACATGCATCACAG GAGTATTATATTCGTCACATGAATGACCATGCACGGGATACTGAAGGTGAGAATGAAAGAGTTGCAAAGTGCCTTGAAGCTGCTATTCAACGGAGAGCAAGTGAG GGTCTAACTCTGGAGCTGTGCGCAAAGGACAGAGTTGGGTTATTATCAGAAGCGACAAGAATTCTACGTGAAAATGGGTTGTCTGTTACAAGAGCAGGGGTTACAACAGTTGGAGAAAAAGCTGTGAATGTGTTCTACGTTAGAGATGCTTCTGGGAATGCGGTGGATGTAAAGACAATTGAGACACTCAGGAAAGAGATTGGAAAGACAATGGTTCTAAATGTAAAGACAGATCCTTCACAAAATGCCAAGGCACCGGAGACAAGTGGATGGTCCAAGGCGAGCTTCTTTTTCGGTAGCTTATTGGAAAGGTTCAGAACTTAG
- the LOC124910378 gene encoding probable serine/threonine-protein kinase PBL15: MSIESNPLISRKVVLAYDASKDLNGRELKLTVDNIRLRSGILHSGDTLMILGVLQRVPHPLAYQVRVTGSSMRAVEEEVSRRLDAYVNMLRRSASECENQGVDIEVKITAGIPIKNVVLQEVTNCNATWVILDRFLRRDLRFYFKQIPSKIAVVQDNLQIEVLRQHGNTDTDNVEHKLVFSMCKRVAMVATQDNENSEQSVATCKSGPPVSISLESFEMLKSLNSAFMYKPREFSLLSSDDLGFGSREEKSGKYTRAERDTNHSSSSTIYEPLRHPNKQKSSGAPVLCAGCGVRTELYIKESMRFSFSEIQLATNDFSKEKLLGEGGYGFVYKGELRDGQLIAAKVRKEASAQGFSEFHSEVYVLSFARHKNIVMLLGYCCKENVNILVYEYICNKSLEWHLFDKEASVLQWHQRYAIALGTAKGLRFLHEECRGNPIIHRDMRPSNILLTHEFVPMLGDFGLAKWKTNDDPIHTRILGSHGYLAPEYAENGVVSVRTDVFSFGIILIQLISGKTAVNSTSEEQNQSLRQWAEPLLQGLALHQLIDPHIGESYDPYELYHMAKAAYLCIKCRPEERPSMGEVVRLLEGENEHLQMLAEPFIQHYI; encoded by the exons ATGTCAATTGAAAGCAATCCTCTAATCTCACGTAAGGTTGTCCTTGCGTATGATGCTTCGAAGGATCTCAACGGGAGGGAGCTCAAGCTTACAGTTGATAATATACGATTAAGGAGTGGGATTCTCCATAGTGGTGACACCCTTATGATTCTTGGAGTCTTACAGAGAGTCCCTCATCCCT TGGCTTATCAAGTTCGGGTTACTGGATCTAGTATGAGGGCAGTTGAGGAAGAAGTTTCTAGAAGATTAGATGCATATGTTAACATGCTTAGGCGAAGTGCTTCAGAATGCGAAAACCAAGGG GTTGATATTGAAGTCAAGATTACTGCTGGGATTCCAATTAAGAATGTTGTTCTGCAAGAGGTTACCAATTGTAACGCGACTTGGGTTATACTTGATAG GTTTCTGAGGAGAGATTTGAGGTTTTACTTCAAACAGATACCTTCAAAGATTGCAGTAGTTCAAGACAACTTGCAAATTGAAGTTCTTAGGCAGCACGGAAATACTGATACAGATAACGTAGAACATAAATTGGTCTTTTCCATGTGTAAGCGTGTTGCAATGGTTGCAACTCAAGATAATGAAAACAGTGAACAGTCTGTTGCTACCTGCAAAAGTGGTCCTCCTGTATCCATCAGTTTAGAAAGTTTTGAGATGCTAAAAAGTCTGAACTCAGCGTTCATGTACAAACCACGCGAGTTTAGCCTGTTGTCTAGTGATGATTTAGGATTTGGTTCAAGGGAAGAAAAATCAG GAAAGTATACTAGAGCGGAAAGAGACACCAACCATTCTTCATCTTCGACTATCTATGAACCACTTAGACATCCCAACAAACAAAAATCTTCTGGTGCACCTGTTCTGTGTGCTGGTTGTGGAGTAAGGACTGAGTTATATATCAAGGAGTCTATGCGGTTTAGTTTTTCTGAAATACAGCTTGCAACAAATGATTTCTCCAAGGAGAAGTTGTTAGGAGAAGGAGGATATGGTTTTGTCTACAAGGGAGAACTTAGAGACGGACAACTTATAGCTGCAAAAGTCCGGAAAGAAGCAAGCGCTCAGGGGTTTTCAGAATTCCATTCTGAAGTATACGTCTTAAGCTTTGCTCGACATAAAAACATAGTGATGCTGTTAGGGTATTGTTGCAAAGAGAATGTGAATATTTTGGTTTACGAGTATATCTGCAACAAGTCTCTTGAGTGGCATCTATTCG ACAAGGAAGCCAGTGTCCTTCAGTGGCATCAAAGGTATGCCATTGCCCTAGGAACAGCAAAGGGCCTACGCTTTCTTCATGAGGAATGCCGAGGAAATCCTATAATTCATCGTGACATGAGGCCAAGCAACATATTGCTCACTCATGAATTTGTTCCCATG CTTGGTGATTTTGGCCTTGCCAAGTGGAAGACTAATGATGATCCGATACACACCAGGATACTTGGGTCACATGG ATATCTTGCTCCAGAGTATGCAGAAAATGGGGTTGTCTCTGTAAGAACGGATGTTTTCTCATTTGGCATCATCTTGATTCAACTTATTTCAGGTAAAACGGCAGTCAACTCAACAAGTGAAGAACAAAATCAATCTCTCCGGCAGTGG GCTGAACCACTTCTTCAGGGGCTTGCGCTTCATCAACTTATTGATCCACACATTGGAGAGTCATATGACCCTTACGAACTATACCACATGGCCAAAGCAGCATATTTATGCATAAAATGTAGACCTGAGGAGCGTCCCTCAATGGGAGAG GTTGTACGTCTCCTTGAAGGAGAAAATGAGCATCTTCAAATGTTAGCGGAGCCATTTATTCAacattatatttga
- the LOC124910380 gene encoding ACT domain-containing protein ACR3 isoform X2 — protein sequence MDVFHVTDQQGNKITDETIGYIEKALGPKGQTGDGLKNWTGKRIGVHSVGNHATVELIGRDRPGLLSEVSAVLTNLHFNVLAAEVWTHNMRIACILHVNNDDTTSRAVDDPVRLSILEEQLKNILGGGEDDENVARTNFSMGFTHIDRRLHQMFTADTADRDTEGSVMRVEADFPHFKPKITVERCEEKGYLVVTVQCRDRAKLMFDIVCTLTDMQFVVFHATISSDGPHASQEYYIRHMNDHARDTEGENERVAKCLEAAIQRRASEGLTLELCAKDRVGLLSEATRILRENGLSVTRAGVTTVGEKAVNVFYVRDASGNAVDVKTIETLRKEIGKTMVLNVKTDPSQNAKAPETSGWSKASFFFGSLLERFRT from the exons ATGGATG TATTCCATGTCACAGATCAGCAAGGGAATAAGATCACTGATGAAACAATTGGTTATATAGAGAAG GCTTTGGGACCAAAAGGACAAACTGGAGATGGGTTGAAGAATTGGACAGGAAAGAGAATAGGAGTGCATTCTGTGGGTAATCATGCAACCGTTGAGCTGATAGGCAGGGACCGCCCAGGTCTTTTATCAGAAGTCTCTGCAGTTCTTACTAACCTCCACTTCAATGTACTTGCGGCTGAAGTTTGGACGCATAATATGAGAATAGCATGTATTCTTCATGTCAACAATGATGACACAACAAGCCGAGCTGTTGATGACCCTGTGCGGCTGTCTATTTTGGAGGAACAGCTAAAGAACATTCTCGGTGGAGGTGAGGATGACGAGAATGTTGCTCGTACAAATTTCTCCATGGGTTTCACTCACATCGATCGTAGGCTTCACCAGATGTTTACAGCTGATACCGCTGATAGGGATACTGAAGGCAGTGTAATGAGGGTAGAGGCAGATTTTCCTCATTTCAAACCAAAAATAACAGTTGAACGTTGCGAGGAAAAAGGTTACTTGGTTGTCACTGTTCAATGTAGAGACCGAGCAAAGCTAATGTTTGACATTGTTTGCACCTTGACGGATATGCAGTTTGTGGTTTTTCATGCAACCATCTCATCTGATGGGCCACATGCATCACAG GAGTATTATATTCGTCACATGAATGACCATGCACGGGATACTGAAGGTGAGAATGAAAGAGTTGCAAAGTGCCTTGAAGCTGCTATTCAACGGAGAGCAAGTGAG GGTCTAACTCTGGAGCTGTGCGCAAAGGACAGAGTTGGGTTATTATCAGAAGCGACAAGAATTCTACGTGAAAATGGGTTGTCTGTTACAAGAGCAGGGGTTACAACAGTTGGAGAAAAAGCTGTGAATGTGTTCTACGTTAGAGATGCTTCTGGGAATGCGGTGGATGTAAAGACAATTGAGACACTCAGGAAAGAGATTGGAAAGACAATGGTTCTAAATGTAAAGACAGATCCTTCACAAAATGCCAAGGCACCGGAGACAAGTGGATGGTCCAAGGCGAGCTTCTTTTTCGGTAGCTTATTGGAAAGGTTCAGAACTTAG